Proteins encoded by one window of Polaribacter haliotis:
- a CDS encoding ABC transporter permease/M1 family aminopeptidase has translation MFSTIFKQELKYWFNKPLLYIFIAIFLLISFFIASASAGIFDNISGTMGSSRIVNSPIQIIGIFNELTILILFLFPAIIGVSIYRDFKSEMHTILFSYPFTKANYLFAKFFSGVVAVSAIVLVIALGLFIGFRFPGTNSDLIESFSFISYIKAYLIFVLPNILFFGAVVFAVVTFTRSIGAGFISVIILLFFGFGISSILSEPEQVNLLAILDPFGFSAIDKYTKYWTMSEQNALQIPIKEYIIYNRLFWLAITSLVFGLVYKYFKFNQNALTISFRKTKGERVTKTNFSGVTKIELTKVSYNYSFLQNLKTTWKLSNLEFKYIFKSLPFICILIVGVLLLVGSLFFVGEIFGTKTLPVTWQMLSGGNTFTLIINLCTFLYSGMLVQRARTAKINYLVDSTPIPNWTLLFSKLIALLKMQLVLLSVIMVAGVLFQTYKGFYDYEIMHYIKELFGLKFLNYVVWALLSIFIQTLFKNQYLGFFVLLIISIAMPLLGLVGVELAVFKYNEGPGFSYSDMNGYGSGLSRYLWYKVYWVLGGTVLIVLSVLMWVRGLPNNFVERIYIAKKRFKVPQKIAFFTFLITFLSLGFTIWKATKSDSKNSASKQAELDAVKWEKTYKKYQNYRQPRIVGVKADVAIFPKERTYNASVEFTMVNKTDQAIDTILLNHNSLESTFEFNKPNNIVLEDTVFHFDIYQLKNKLQPGDSLQLSVTVKSKENTTFQQKSPIRENGTFINNFSIFPSLGYSPAGELRDDKTREKYDLPKNNLRPHPSDSTALGNTYISRDADWIDFEATVSTSKDQIAIAPGYLQKEWTEGNRRYFNYKMDSKILNFYAFNSARYKVKKEMWNGISLEIYYHKSHTYNLDRMMKGIKASLEYNTKNFSPYQHKQVRIIEFPRTGGSFAQSFPNTIPFSEGVGFIADVDDTKDGGVDYPFAITVHELAHQWFAHQVIGADVLGATLTSESMSEYVSLKVIEKKQGKTKMRKFLKDALDGYLTGRTFESKREKPLMYNDGQGYIHYQKGSLVLYAMSDYIGEENFNGAIKKYVNKVKFQEPPYTTSIEMVEFIKEATPDSLKYLIKDMFETITLYKNRVVDLKSKELENGKYQVDIEFEVSKYRNNEKGKRYYSDNKKDSISYTKEGSEKPIYSVPLADYIDIGIFTEEEIDGKKEEKQLYFKKHKITQINNKITIIVDERPIEVGIDPYNKLIDTKSDDNRRKL, from the coding sequence TTATATTTTTATAGCTATATTTCTTTTAATATCATTTTTTATTGCATCTGCTTCTGCAGGAATTTTCGACAATATAAGTGGCACAATGGGTTCATCTAGAATTGTAAATTCACCCATACAAATTATTGGAATTTTTAATGAACTGACAATTTTAATTCTTTTTTTATTTCCTGCGATAATTGGGGTTTCTATTTATAGAGATTTTAAAAGTGAAATGCATACCATTTTATTTTCATATCCATTTACCAAAGCAAATTATTTGTTTGCAAAGTTTTTTAGCGGAGTTGTTGCGGTTTCTGCTATTGTATTGGTAATTGCCTTGGGACTTTTTATAGGCTTTCGTTTTCCAGGTACAAATTCAGATTTGATAGAAAGTTTTAGTTTTATTTCTTATATTAAAGCTTACTTAATATTTGTTTTACCTAATATTTTATTTTTTGGTGCAGTTGTTTTTGCAGTAGTTACATTTACTAGAAGTATTGGTGCAGGTTTTATTTCTGTAATAATTTTACTTTTTTTTGGTTTTGGAATAAGTAGTATACTTTCCGAACCAGAACAAGTTAATTTGTTGGCAATTTTAGATCCTTTTGGATTTTCGGCTATAGATAAGTATACCAAATATTGGACGATGTCTGAACAAAATGCATTACAAATACCAATTAAAGAATACATTATTTATAATAGATTGTTTTGGTTGGCAATAACATCTTTAGTGTTTGGTTTGGTGTATAAATATTTTAAATTTAATCAAAATGCCCTTACCATTTCCTTTAGAAAAACAAAAGGAGAACGCGTTACCAAAACAAATTTTAGTGGTGTCACTAAAATAGAGTTAACCAAAGTATCTTATAATTATTCTTTTCTTCAAAATTTAAAAACAACTTGGAAACTTTCTAATTTAGAGTTTAAATATATTTTTAAGAGTTTACCTTTTATCTGTATTTTAATTGTAGGTGTTTTGCTTTTAGTAGGTTCTTTATTTTTTGTAGGCGAAATTTTCGGCACCAAAACATTGCCTGTAACTTGGCAAATGTTGTCTGGTGGAAATACATTTACATTAATTATAAATTTATGTACATTTTTGTATTCTGGTATGTTGGTACAAAGAGCTAGAACAGCAAAAATTAATTATTTGGTAGATAGCACACCCATACCAAACTGGACGTTGCTTTTTTCTAAATTAATTGCGCTTTTAAAAATGCAATTAGTCTTATTATCTGTAATTATGGTTGCAGGTGTTTTGTTTCAAACTTATAAAGGTTTTTATGATTATGAAATAATGCATTATATAAAAGAATTATTTGGTTTAAAGTTCTTAAATTATGTTGTTTGGGCTTTATTGTCCATCTTTATACAAACACTATTTAAAAACCAATATTTAGGCTTTTTTGTATTGCTAATTATATCTATTGCAATGCCATTATTAGGTTTAGTGGGTGTAGAGTTAGCAGTCTTTAAATACAATGAAGGTCCAGGTTTTAGTTATTCCGATATGAATGGTTATGGTTCTGGATTATCTAGATATTTATGGTACAAAGTCTATTGGGTTTTAGGAGGAACTGTACTTATTGTTTTAAGTGTTTTGATGTGGGTAAGAGGTTTACCAAATAATTTTGTAGAAAGAATTTATATTGCAAAAAAGAGATTTAAAGTGCCTCAGAAAATAGCATTCTTTACTTTTTTAATTACTTTTTTAAGTTTAGGATTTACAATTTGGAAAGCCACAAAATCAGATTCTAAAAATTCAGCTTCTAAACAAGCAGAATTGGACGCTGTTAAATGGGAAAAAACCTATAAGAAATACCAAAATTATAGGCAACCAAGAATTGTAGGTGTAAAAGCAGATGTTGCTATTTTTCCAAAGGAAAGAACATACAATGCATCTGTTGAATTTACAATGGTAAATAAAACAGACCAAGCTATAGATACTATTTTGTTAAATCATAATTCCTTAGAAAGTACTTTTGAGTTTAACAAACCAAATAATATAGTTTTAGAAGATACTGTGTTTCATTTCGATATATATCAACTTAAAAATAAATTGCAGCCAGGTGATTCTTTACAACTTTCTGTAACTGTAAAAAGTAAAGAAAACACTACTTTTCAACAAAAATCTCCAATAAGAGAAAATGGAACTTTTATCAATAATTTTAGCATATTTCCATCTTTAGGATATTCTCCTGCAGGTGAGTTAAGAGATGATAAAACGCGAGAAAAATACGATTTACCAAAAAATAATTTACGCCCACATCCATCAGATTCTACAGCTTTAGGAAACACTTATATTTCTAGAGATGCAGATTGGATAGATTTCGAAGCAACTGTTTCTACTTCTAAAGATCAAATTGCAATTGCACCAGGTTATTTGCAAAAAGAATGGACAGAAGGAAATCGTAGATATTTCAACTATAAAATGGACAGTAAAATTTTAAATTTTTACGCATTTAATTCTGCCAGATATAAAGTTAAAAAAGAAATGTGGAATGGAATTAGTTTAGAAATCTATTACCATAAATCACATACCTATAACTTAGATAGAATGATGAAAGGGATAAAGGCTTCTTTAGAATATAACACGAAGAACTTTAGTCCTTATCAACACAAACAAGTAAGAATTATAGAATTCCCAAGAACAGGAGGAAGTTTTGCACAATCGTTTCCAAACACAATTCCGTTTTCGGAAGGTGTAGGTTTTATTGCAGATGTAGATGATACAAAAGATGGTGGTGTAGATTACCCGTTTGCAATTACTGTGCACGAATTAGCACATCAATGGTTTGCACATCAAGTAATTGGAGCAGATGTTTTAGGAGCAACATTAACATCTGAAAGTATGTCTGAGTATGTTTCTTTAAAAGTTATCGAGAAGAAACAAGGAAAAACCAAAATGCGAAAGTTTTTAAAAGATGCATTAGATGGTTATTTAACAGGACGAACTTTCGAGTCTAAAAGAGAAAAACCTTTAATGTATAACGATGGACAAGGGTATATCCATTACCAAAAGGGCTCTTTGGTTTTATATGCAATGAGCGATTATATTGGTGAAGAAAATTTTAATGGAGCTATTAAAAAGTATGTGAATAAAGTAAAGTTTCAAGAACCACCTTATACAACCTCTATAGAAATGGTCGAATTTATAAAGGAAGCAACACCAGATTCTTTAAAATACCTTATTAAAGATATGTTCGAAACAATTACACTTTATAAAAACAGAGTTGTAGATTTAAAATCTAAAGAACTAGAAAATGGAAAATATCAGGTTGATATCGAGTTTGAAGTTTCTAAATATAGAAATAACGAGAAAGGAAAACGTTATTATAGCGATAACAAAAAAGATTCCATTTCTTACACTAAAGAAGGTTCTGAAAAACCTATTTATTCTGTTCCTTTAGCAGACTATATAGATATTGGTATTTTTACAGAAGAAGAAATCGATGGTAAAAAAGAAGAGAAGCAATTGTATTTTAAAAAGCATAAGATTACTCAAATAAATAATAAAATTACAATTATTGTAGATGAGAGGCCAATAGAAGTTGGTATAGATCCTTACAATAAATTAATAGATACGAAATCTGACGATAATCGAAGGAAATTATAA
- a CDS encoding lysoplasmalogenase codes for MTKQIKITTASILFLAVVIFHIYGLLESETLAFFTKPFLTITLVIIYLVSVKKPSFWYVSALFFSFWGDVFLLFKEDFFLFGLASFLFAHILYIKISADFLKKIKPHKILLVSFPFVIIFIGLLWLLKDDLGDFLIPVIVYGITISSFGAITLLNYVEEKRTENLWLFLGALIFIISDSVLAINKFYEAREMFEVVIMVTYIIAQYLICKALIAKDS; via the coding sequence ATGACAAAACAAATCAAAATAACAACTGCTTCTATACTTTTTTTAGCAGTTGTTATTTTTCATATATATGGGCTTTTAGAAAGTGAAACACTAGCGTTTTTTACAAAACCATTTTTAACGATAACTTTGGTTATCATATATTTAGTATCCGTTAAAAAACCCAGTTTTTGGTATGTTTCTGCCTTGTTTTTTTCTTTTTGGGGTGATGTTTTTCTGCTTTTTAAAGAAGATTTTTTCTTATTTGGTTTAGCTTCTTTTCTATTTGCACATATCTTATATATTAAAATTTCTGCAGATTTTTTAAAGAAAATTAAACCTCATAAAATATTGTTAGTTTCGTTTCCATTTGTAATAATTTTCATTGGTTTATTATGGCTTTTAAAAGATGATTTAGGCGATTTTTTAATCCCAGTAATTGTTTACGGAATTACCATTTCTTCTTTTGGAGCAATAACGCTTCTAAATTATGTTGAAGAAAAAAGGACAGAAAACCTATGGCTATTTCTGGGGGCACTTATTTTTATAATATCAGATAGTGTATTGGCAATTAATAAGTTTTATGAGGCTAGAGAAATGTTTGAAGTTGTAATAATGGTAACTTATATTATTGCTCAATATTTAATTTGTAAAGCGTTAATAGCGAAAGATTCATAA